The genomic segment GCGGAGCGTTATGAGGAGATGGTTGAGTTCATGGAGAAGGTCGTCGGCGCCATCGACGCCGATGAACTGTCCGTGGAGGAGCGCAACCTCCTCTCCGTTGCCTACAAGAACGTGATCGGCGCTCGACGCGCCTCGTGGAGGATAATCTCCTCCATTGAGCAGAAAGAGGAGAGTCGTGGCAACGAGAGCCACGTCTCAATCATCAAAACCTACAGATCTAAGATCGAGTCCGAGTTGTCATCCATCTGCGACGGAATTCTGAAGCTTCTAGACTCGAAACTCATTGGATCCGCCGCTAGTGGTGACTCCAAGGTTTTTTACTTGAAGATGAAGGGAGATTACCATCGTTACTTGGCGGAGTTTAAAACTGGAGCTGAGCGGAAAGAAGCCGCTGAGAACACTCTGTCTGCTTATAAATCAGCTCAGGTTAGaccatcatttttcttttcagttTTTGATTGATTATTTGTTTATCTTGTTGCGTTTGGGTCTAGAAGAATCGAGACGTCGATTTGACATATCACTGTATTTAGGTTTTTTATGAATCTAATTTTCCTTATCATCTATTTATCTGCCCACTTCGAAGTTTAAAGTTAGTATGACAACTGTTTTTGGCAATTCCCTGCTTATTCGTGTCGGAAGAATAAATTGTTTCTTCTGTTTCGTCGATGGAGGGATTTTAGTGAAGTGTGCTAGTGATTCCATGGGGTTAGTTTGATCTGGctctttgtttttcttttagttCTAATGCGTATGATTGAGCTTTTGTATTCGATGAAAATGATGCACTGAAGTTTCGCATCGCTTGATTTTTGCTTTTGACTTGAATATATGGGGATATCTTACATGGATTTCAGTCTTTAAGGTGACTGCACGaatgaatattttaaatatgtatcACTTTTGCATTCACTTTAGTTTGCTGCATACCAATATTTTCATCTTCTGAATTAAATCTTAAGTGAGTATTTTAAGTTGTCTGCAGGATATCGCTGTTGCTGAGCTGGCGCCAACTCATCCTATTCGGCTTGGGCTGGCACTCAACTTCTCGGTCTtttattatgagattttgaattCTCCCGATAGAGCTTGTAATCTTGCCAAA from the Primulina eburnea isolate SZY01 chromosome 3, ASM2296580v1, whole genome shotgun sequence genome contains:
- the LOC140826313 gene encoding 14-3-3-like protein 16R, whose amino-acid sequence is MSSQREEFVYKAKLAEQAERYEEMVEFMEKVVGAIDADELSVEERNLLSVAYKNVIGARRASWRIISSIEQKEESRGNESHVSIIKTYRSKIESELSSICDGILKLLDSKLIGSAASGDSKVFYLKMKGDYHRYLAEFKTGAERKEAAENTLSAYKSAQDIAVAELAPTHPIRLGLALNFSVFYYEILNSPDRACNLAKQAFDEAIAELDTLGEESYKDSTLIMQLLRDNLTLWTSDMQDDTSEDIKEASKPDNE